From Eubalaena glacialis isolate mEubGla1 chromosome 5, mEubGla1.1.hap2.+ XY, whole genome shotgun sequence, one genomic window encodes:
- the GAR1 gene encoding H/ACA ribonucleoprotein complex subunit 1, which produces MSFRGRGRGGFNRGGGFGRGGGSSNHHFRGGGGGNFRGGGRGGFGRGGGRGGFNKGQDQGPPEQVVLLGEFLHPCEDDIVCKCTTDENKVPYFNAPVYLENKEQIGKVDEIFGQLRDFYFSVKLSENMKASSFKKLQKFYIDPYKLLPLQRFLPRPPGEKGPPRGGGRGGRGGGRGGGGRGARGGGFRGGRGSGGGGFRGGRGGGGFRGRGH; this is translated from the exons ATGTCTTTTCGAGGCAGAGGTCGCGGGGGCTTTAATCGAGGTGGCGGCTTCGGtcgcggcggcggcagcagcaaccACCACTTCCGAGGTGGAGGCGGCGGCAATTTCAGAGGCGGCGGCAGAGGAGGATTTGGACGAGGGGGCGGCCGCGGAGGTTTTAACAAAGGCCAGGACCAAGGACCTCCAGAGCAAGTAGTTT TATTAGGAGAGTTCCTGCACCCCTGTGAGGATGACATAGTTTGTAAATGTACCACAGATGAAAATAAGGTGCCTTATTTCAATGCTCCagtttatttagaaaacaaagaacaaattggAAAAGTGGATGAAATATTTGGACAACTTAGAGATTTT tatttTTCAGTTAAATTGTCAGAGAACATGAAGGcatcttcctttaaaaaactgcAGAAG TTTTACATAGACCCATATAAGCTGCTGCCGTTGCAGAGGTTTCTGCCTCGACCTCCGGGTGAGAAGGGGCCTCCACGAGGCGGTGGCAGGGGAGGtcgaggaggaggaagaggcggAGGTGGCAGAGGTGCTAGGGGTG gtGGTTTTAGAGGTGGAAGAGGAAGTGGAGGTGGAGGtttcagaggaggaagagggggtggTGGTTTTAGAG GAAGAGGACATTAA